In the Deinococcus ficus genome, one interval contains:
- a CDS encoding glycosyltransferase, which yields MTRDLLRLIPAAFLGVKLVTLAVNLWTFPRLTRPPGPHPARARVSVLVPARDEAHNLRDSLPGLLAQGAGEVIVLDDGSRDGTADVARTLGARVLPGAPLPAGWTGKAWACWQLAGAASGEWLLFTDADVSWHPGALDALLHAWDRDRPGLLSVFPRQANVGVGERLLTPLVDDVLLSFLPAPVLRIPHRTASAANGQVMLFRREAYAASGGHAGVRALLLEDVALARAVKASGQGAMLALGRDLISVRMYRSFPESVRGFGKNALPMHGGSRAALLGSWALNLAAYTLPLLRRDRPLIALGLLGGLLVRRITGRTRPADLAEVALLPAVPLLSLPVFVRAWRRTVAWKGRRYAQGAP from the coding sequence ATGACGCGCGACCTGCTGCGCCTGATTCCGGCCGCGTTCCTGGGCGTGAAACTGGTCACGCTGGCCGTGAACCTGTGGACCTTCCCGCGCCTGACCCGCCCGCCGGGGCCGCACCCGGCGCGGGCGCGGGTGTCAGTGCTGGTGCCCGCGCGGGACGAGGCGCACAACCTGCGGGACAGCCTGCCGGGCCTGCTGGCCCAGGGCGCGGGCGAGGTGATCGTCCTGGACGACGGCAGCCGCGACGGCACCGCCGACGTGGCCCGGACGCTGGGCGCGCGCGTGCTGCCCGGGGCGCCCCTCCCGGCCGGCTGGACCGGGAAGGCCTGGGCGTGCTGGCAGCTGGCCGGAGCGGCGAGCGGTGAGTGGCTGCTGTTCACCGACGCGGACGTCAGCTGGCACCCGGGGGCGCTGGACGCCCTGCTGCACGCCTGGGACCGGGACCGCCCGGGCCTGCTGAGCGTGTTTCCGCGGCAGGCGAACGTGGGGGTCGGTGAGCGGCTGCTCACGCCGCTGGTGGACGACGTGCTGCTGTCCTTCCTGCCCGCGCCGGTCCTGCGGATCCCGCACCGCACCGCCAGCGCCGCGAACGGGCAGGTAATGCTGTTCCGCCGGGAGGCGTACGCGGCGTCCGGCGGGCACGCGGGCGTGCGGGCCCTGCTGCTGGAGGACGTGGCCCTGGCCCGCGCCGTGAAGGCCAGCGGTCAGGGGGCCATGCTGGCGCTCGGCCGGGACCTCATCAGCGTGCGGATGTACCGCTCCTTCCCGGAGTCCGTGCGGGGGTTCGGGAAGAACGCCCTGCCCATGCACGGTGGGTCCCGCGCCGCCCTGCTGGGTTCGTGGGCGCTGAACCTGGCCGCGTACACCCTGCCGCTGCTGCGCCGCGACCGGCCCCTGATCGCGCTGGGCTTGCTGGGGGGCCTGCTGGTGCGCCGCATCACGGGCCGCACCCGCCCGGCCGACCTGGCGGAGGTGGCGCTGCTGCCGGCCGTGCCGCTGCTGTCCCTGCCGGTGTTCGTGCGGGCGTGGCGGCGCACGGTGGCCTGGAAGGGCCGCCGGTACGCGCAGGGGGCACCGTGA